The genomic DNA AAGAACCGTTGCGCGGCCTCTTCCACGCCGTAGGCGTCGGCGCCGAAATACATATTGTTACAGTAGGCGGACAGGATCTCGTCTTTGGTGAACCTCGCCTCGATCTGCATGGCGGCCATGGCTTCGCGGATCTTGCGGATCCATACCTTCTCACGAGTAAAGAAGAGGTGGCGCGCCAGCTGCTGGGTGATCGTGCTCGCGCCCTGCCCCAGGATCTGGCCCTCGCGAAGATTGGTCACGAAGGCCCGGACGATGCCGGGCTTGTCCACGCCCCGGTGATGGAAGAAATCGGCGTCCTCGGTGGCGATGATCGCGTCCCGGAACACCGGCGCGATCTCTTCCAGCGCGACCCGGCGATGACCGCCCAGGGTATGCACAAGGCGGGGATTGCCCTCCTGGTCTTCGGCGTAGATCCGGGTCATCTGACCGAAGATGTCGTTCAGGTCGTCCGGAAGGCGGGGAATGGACGGCACGGTGAGGTAGAACAGCACGACGGCCACGAGCGCACCGAACAGCAACGCGGCCGATCCCGCGTATACCATGCGCCTGATATACCTGAATGACCGCGTGATCGGGGTTTCCCGGACGCTTGCCGCCGAGGCGCGGGCGCGTTCCTCTTCCGGGCTGCGACGATCGGCGTTACCTGGGGCCGCGAAGCCGTGGTCTCCCGCACTGTGCCGTCCGCCGTCCCCTGCGCCGCGAGCGCGTATCGGCGGGAAGCTCCTGAGGATGCGCTGGAGAATGGGCTGCAGGAATCTCCTGAGGCGATTCATCCAGTTGCTGACCGGGAGTCTATCCCGGAGGTCTCGTAAGAAGTCCATCGCCTTTCCAGGTCCGTCCGCAGTGGACGGATCAAAGCGCTCCGAGCGCCACGTACAGTTCCACGAACAGGTCCGCGGACACCGGTATGGTGACCACGGCGATCTGGCCGTCGACCAGCCGTTCGATCTGGATGATCCGCTGGTTCTCCGATACGCCTACCCGCTGGGCGGTCTCTTCGAGATCCCTGAACCTGATCGGATCGATGATTTCGTCCCGCATTTCCATGTCCAGGCTCCGCAGCGTGTCGAAGAACACCGCGGCCTCGTACACGTGCTCCATGTCTTCGTGCATCCTTCCTTCGGACGCCGATGCGTATGCGTCGATGAGATCGAATTGCCCGGCCGATATGGGCATGCGGTGCAGGATGTAGTTGTCGTCGTCCACCATGTAGACCTCGCCCCGGCGAATCCACCCCGGGCGGATGACGACCGTGCGCGTCCAGGCTGCAAGGGAATCAGGTTCGAAGGCCGCCTGTGGCCGAGAGAGTGAGTCCGCCCCCGCGGCAACGGGCGTGTCGGCAGGCTCATCCGGCCCCCCGGCAACGGGCGTGACCACCGGCTCATACGGCCTGAAGCCAGCCCGGTCCGCGGTGCGCGTCCCGGGAGGGTAGGCTGCGCCGGTCAACCATTCGGGCATGGCCAGGAAACGGTCCCGGGTCATGATCAGCTTGTGCCCGCGTTCCAGCCGGACGACGTCGGACGGCGGAGCGAACCCGGCTTCAGGCCGGTCCGGATCTTCTCCCGCGTCCAGCGCGACCATGCTGCGCTGTTCAATCAATTCGTTCGCCTTCTCCAGCGCCTGGTTGGTCCGGCTCTCCTGGTCGACGAACCGCTCCAACCGATCGCGGGAATCGTTGCGGGCGTCCATGTACGCGCCGGCGAACCGTTCGATGACATGCCAGCGCAATTCGACCAGGCCCACGGCAACCAGCGCGATGGCCAGCAACGCGATGAGCACTGCGTGAATCACGTTCTTCATGACCTTACAACATAGCCGACAGGCCCTCCCGAGTCAAAGGAAAAGGCGGTGCGCCGGCCCACGGGAGAAGCCAAAAAACGGTTGACAGGACGGGCCTCGCAGGATAGAATCCGTCGACTGTCGGAAGGGAAATCCACGCCACGGATCCTCCCCTCGAATCCATCCCTTTCAGGACGCCCGGGAGCACATGGACTACACCGCTGCAACGACCATCGGTGCGCTGCGCGGAATGGGATATCCGCAACGGACCGTCAAGGACGAGATGCGGGACAACCTGATGGTCAAACTTGCCCGCGGCGAGCCAGTCTTTCCCGGCATCGTCGGATACGACAAGACCGTCATCCCCGAACTGGTCAACGCGATCCTGTCCCGGCACGACTTCATTCTCCTCGGGCTGCGGGGACAGGCGAAGACCCGCATCCTGAGAGCCCTGGCCACGCTACTCGACGAGTACCTGCCCGTGATCGCGGGTTGCGAGATCAACAGTTCGCCCTATGCGCCCGTCAGCCGACGCGCCCGGGACCTCGTGTCCGAACACGGTGACGACACCCCCATCGAATGGATCGGCCGGTCGCGGCGTTACGGCGAGAAGCTCGCCACACCCGACGTGACCATTTCCGACCTGATCGGCGACATCGATCCCATCAAGGCGGCCTCCCAGCGGCTTCACTACGCCCACGAGGGCGTGATCCACTTCGGCATCATCCCGAGGATGAACCGTGGCGTTTTCGCCGTGAACGAACTGCCCGACCTGCAGCCCCGCATCCAGGTCGGCCTGCTGAACATCATGGAGGAGAAGGACATCCAGATCCGGGGATTCCCGGTGCGGATTCCCCTGGACGTGATGATCGTCTTCTCGGCGAACCCGGAAGACTATACCAATCGCGGGACCATCATCACACCGCTCAAGGACCGGATCGATTCGCAGATTCTGACCCATTATCCCGTCAGCCGCGAATACGCCATGGCCATCACCGACCAGGAGGCCTGGACCGAGCGGTCCGGCGGCGTGCGGATCGACATGCCGTCCTTCCTGCGCGAAACGGTGGAGGAGATCGCCTTCCAGGCCCGGAGCAGCGAGTTCATCGACCAGACCTCCGGCGTAAGCACGCGCATGACCATCGCCGCCATGGAAAACCTGGTCAGCCAGGTCGAAAAGCGATGCATCCTGCAGGGCAAGCGGTCCGCCGTGCCCCGCATGTGCGATCTGTCCGCCGTGATCCCGGCGATGACCGGCAAGCTGGAACTCGTGTACGAGGGCGAGCAGGAAGGCGAGGTCAAAGTGGCCGAAGCGCTGATCGGCCGGGCCGTGAAGGAAGTCTTCGGACACTACTTCCCCGCGGCCTTCGGCGAAGATGATGAACGCGACGCGTGCTACCGGGAAGTCCTCGCCTGGTTCGAAGAAGGACAGACGGTCGAGATTTCGGACACCATGGACGACAAATCCTATTATGGCGCGCTGAACGGCGTCGACGGGTTGCGGAAGCTGGCCGGCCGGCACGTCCGGACGGAAAACCGGGTGGAACTGTCCGTTGCCATGGAGTTCCTGCTCGAGGGCCTGCACCAGCATTCGAGGATCAGCAAGAGCGTCGCCGACGGCCGACGATCCTACAGCGATATGATGGGCAGCCTGTTCGAACGCTGAGGGGATTTCCGGGCCAGGTAAATCTGTTGACAAATCCCGGTGCGAGCTTTATTTTTTTTTGTTTGTCCGGTAGGTAGAAAGGCCTTGTGGAATCGGGAGGTCCGGCCTGGAATAGCTGTGGATCAACGCAGGAGTCAGTCATTGAAAAACGTCAGGATCACACTTCCCGACGGCGGTCAGATCGAAATGGAGCAGGGGGCGACGGTCATGGACGCCGTGGCGCGCATTGGTCCCGGTCTGGGCAAAGCGGCGCTCGCGGCCAAGATCGACGGCGACCAGGTCGACCTGGACCACCGGCTGGACGGGGACGCCGCCCTGGAGGTGCTGACCTTCAGCAATCCCGAGGGCCGGGAGGTGTACTGGCACAGCACGACGCACCTGATGGCCCAGGCCACCAAGGAGCTGTTCCCCGAAGCGCAACTGACCATCGGTCCGCCGATCGAAGAGGGATTCTACTACGACTTCGACAAGCCGGAGCCGTTCACGACCGATGATCTCGAGCGCATCGAGGGCCGCATGGTCGAGCTGTCCCGGGCGGACATGCCCATCCGGCGCCGCGAGCTCTCCCGCGAGGATGCCCGCGCCCTGTTCACCGAACGGGGCGAGTCCTACAAGGTCGAGATGATTGACGACCTCGAGGCGGACGAGGTGATCAGCATCTACGAGCAGGGGGATTTCATCGACCTCTGCCGGGGCCCGCACATCCCGTCGACCGGAAAGATCAAGGCCTTCAAGCTGCTCAGCGTCGCGGCCGCCTACTGGCACGGGGACGAGAACAACCAGAGCCTGCAGCGGATATACGGCGTGTCCTATCCCCGCAGAAAGGACCTGGACGAGTACCTGGAACGGCGCGCCGAGGCCGAACGGAGGGACCACCGCAAGCTGGGCAGACAACTCGGGCTGTTCATGTTCCATCCCTATGCGCCGGCGTCGCCCTTCTTCTTCCCAAAAGGCGCCCGGGTCTATAATGCCCTGACCGACTACGTGCGCGATCTATACAAGAAGCACGGGTACGACGAAGTCATCACTCCACTGATCTACGAAGCCGGGCTGTGGAAGACCTCCGGCCATTACGAGCATTTCTGGGACGAGATGTTCACCATAGACGCCGACGACCGGGAATACGCGCCCAAGCCGATGAACTGTCCCAGCCACTGCCTCATGTATGCGGCGGGCCACCATTCCTACCGCGATCTGCCCATCCGGTACGCCGATTTCGCCCGGTTGCACCGGCACGAGCGTTCCGGGGTGACGGCCGGCCTGATGCGGGTGCGTTCCTTTTCGCAGGACGACGCCCACATCTTCTGCCGCCCCGAC from Gemmatimonadota bacterium includes the following:
- a CDS encoding magnesium chelatase, producing MDYTAATTIGALRGMGYPQRTVKDEMRDNLMVKLARGEPVFPGIVGYDKTVIPELVNAILSRHDFILLGLRGQAKTRILRALATLLDEYLPVIAGCEINSSPYAPVSRRARDLVSEHGDDTPIEWIGRSRRYGEKLATPDVTISDLIGDIDPIKAASQRLHYAHEGVIHFGIIPRMNRGVFAVNELPDLQPRIQVGLLNIMEEKDIQIRGFPVRIPLDVMIVFSANPEDYTNRGTIITPLKDRIDSQILTHYPVSREYAMAITDQEAWTERSGGVRIDMPSFLRETVEEIAFQARSSEFIDQTSGVSTRMTIAAMENLVSQVEKRCILQGKRSAVPRMCDLSAVIPAMTGKLELVYEGEQEGEVKVAEALIGRAVKEVFGHYFPAAFGEDDERDACYREVLAWFEEGQTVEISDTMDDKSYYGALNGVDGLRKLAGRHVRTENRVELSVAMEFLLEGLHQHSRISKSVADGRRSYSDMMGSLFER
- the thrS gene encoding threonine--tRNA ligase, whose translation is MEQGATVMDAVARIGPGLGKAALAAKIDGDQVDLDHRLDGDAALEVLTFSNPEGREVYWHSTTHLMAQATKELFPEAQLTIGPPIEEGFYYDFDKPEPFTTDDLERIEGRMVELSRADMPIRRRELSREDARALFTERGESYKVEMIDDLEADEVISIYEQGDFIDLCRGPHIPSTGKIKAFKLLSVAAAYWHGDENNQSLQRIYGVSYPRRKDLDEYLERRAEAERRDHRKLGRQLGLFMFHPYAPASPFFFPKGARVYNALTDYVRDLYKKHGYDEVITPLIYEAGLWKTSGHYEHFWDEMFTIDADDREYAPKPMNCPSHCLMYAAGHHSYRDLPIRYADFARLHRHERSGVTAGLMRVRSFSQDDAHIFCRPDQIRDEIDDFIRMLSDAYTTLGFEDTVIYLSTRSDKRAGSDELWDQAEETLSSVLDSLGVDYEVAPGEAAFYGPKVDFFVKDALQRPWQLGTCQLDFNMPELFDLEYVTESGKTARPVMIHRAILGSLERFLGVYIEHCAGAFPTWLAPVQAVVIGISEHQTHYVHGVARRLEDAGIRVEMDVRNQKVGYKIREAETKKIPFMAIAGAREMAAGDVSVRRHGRGDQGNMPVEALIGAVKEEIDRTVRTSRTVQAAD